The proteins below come from a single Solea senegalensis isolate Sse05_10M linkage group LG2, IFAPA_SoseM_1, whole genome shotgun sequence genomic window:
- the LOC122765312 gene encoding trace amine-associated receptor 13c-like, with product MDNTVAPPLCFHGVNLSCRRQLRPHSEISLLYTLLSCISLLTVTLNLLVIISISHFRQLHTPTNALLLSMAVSDLVVGLLVMPIEGLRYMETCWLLGRLMCALMSLLSYSLLSGSLGNMVLISIDRYMAICDPLLYSSKITLNRVKTSICLCWACSVLYNGLILKDHITWPNRFSSCHGECVVVISHISGIFDLLISFVGPCTIMVVLYVRVFVVAISQVRAMRRVAVAVSAAPAVKRSERKAATTLGVVIAVFLMCFCPYYYPALAGENTSTSLSYFAALTWVMLLNSCMNPLIYALFYPWFRKAVKLIVTLRILHAHSRNTKIL from the coding sequence ATGGACAACACTGTGGCCCCCCCGCTCTGCTTCCATGGCGTTAACTTGTCGTGCAGGCGGCAGCTGCGGCCTCACTCTGAGATCTCCCTCCTCTACACTCTGCTGAGCTGCATCTCGCTGCTCACCGTCACCCTCAACCTGCTCGTCATCATCTCCATTTCTCACTTCCGGCAGCTCCACACCCCGACCAACGCCCTGCTCCTGTCTATGGCCGTGTCTGACCTGGTGGTGGGGCTGCTGGTGATGCCCATCGAGGGCCTGCGCTACATGGAGACATGCTGGCTGCTGGGGAGACTCATGTGTGCCCTGATGTCTCTCCTGTCCTACAGTCTGCTCTCTGGCTCTTTGGGCAACATGGTGCTCATATCCATAGATCGCTACATGGCCATTTGTGACCCACTCCTCTATTCCTCTAAGATCACACTGAACAGAGTGAAGACTTCAATCTGTTTATGCTGGGCCTGTTCGGTCCTCTACAATGGTCTGATCCTGAAAGACCACATCACGTGGCCCAACAGGTTCAGCTCCTGCCATGGGGAGTGTGTGGTGGTCATCAGCCACATCTCAGGCATATTTGACCTCCTCATCTCTTTTGTCGGGCCCTGCACTATCATGGTTGTTCTGTATGTACGGGTGTTTGTGGTTGCCATTTCTCAGGTGAGAGCCATGCGGAGAGTAGCCGTCgctgtctctgctgctcccGCCGTGAAAAGATCAGAGAGGAAGGCGGCTACGACTCTGGGCGTTGTGATAGCCGTGTTTCTAATGTGTTTCTGTCCGTATTACTACCCCGCCCTCGCAGGTGAGAACACCTCCACCAGCTTGTCTTATTTCGCTGCACTGACTTGGGTAATGTTGCTCAACTCCTGTATGAACCCCCTCATTTACGCCCTCTTCTATCCTTGGTTTAGAAAAGCCGTCAAACTCATTGTCACCCTCCGAATACTGCACGCTCACTCCCGCAACACCAAGATCCTGTAA
- the LOC122784920 gene encoding nuclear receptor subfamily 4 group A member 2-like isoform X2 yields MPCVHTQCGSSPQGASPASQSAGGERSCDFLTPEFVKFSMDLTNSEISAASSGSNIGPLADSYNCGYDVKPPCVFQMPVQGEIPCVKLEDAHGCPRYQPHQPPSHHSEELLSSPGSVYYYRPPSPHTPSFQTPTGHIWDDSGSLYSFRQDYLAAAHRKNSLCRFSLFSLKHAQHSGQSSPTCQMKFDGSLHVSMNLDASGTHQPLDCSGGLGKRHNVGFPQPLHLAHGHPFMDYQTSASSRGPLGAEGLCAVCGDNAACQHYGVRTCEGCKGFFKRTVQKNAKYVCLAAKSCPVDKRRRNRCQYCRFQKCLTVGMVKEVVRTDSLKGRRGRLPSKHKALTDSSSPVSALLNALIRAHVESNPPPSRLDYSKFRESPGSPLGDDAQHVRQFYDLLTTSMEVIRGWAQKIPSYASLPKHDQDLLFYSAFLELFVLRLSYRSNPEEGKLIFCDGSVWHRFQCLRGFGEWIDSIVEFSANLQRMNLDVSTFSCICALTMVTERHGLKEPKKVEELQNNIVKCLKDGAACTDGGSECWSNHLSRLLEKLPELRTLCIQGLQRIFYLKLEDLVPPPAVIDKLFLDTLPF; encoded by the exons ATGCCGTGTGTCCACACACAGTGCGGCTCCTCGCCACAGGGAGCCAGTCCGGCTTCCCAGAGCGCCGGCGGAGAGCGGAGCTGTGACTTTCTCACACCAGAGTTTGTGAAGTTCAGCATGGATCTCACTAACAGTGAAATCTCTGCTGCGTCGTCCGGCAGCAATATTGGCCCTTTGGCGGACTCTTACAACTGTGGCTACGACGTGAAGCCGCCGTGCGTCTTTCAGATGCCAGTACAGGGGGAGATCCCGTGCGTAAAGTTGGAGGACGCGCACGGGTGTCCGCGGTATCAGCCCCACCAGCCTCCATCGCACCATTCTGAGGAGCTGCTCTCCTCTCCAGGCTCAGTTTACTATTACCGACCTCCCTCTCCACACACGCCCAGCTTCCAAACTCCAACAGGACACATCTGGGATGACTCCGGTTCTCTGTATAGTTTTCGACAAGACTATTTGGCGGCGGCGCACAGGAAAAATTCACTATGCAGATTCTCGCTGTTTTCTCTCAAACACGCGCAACACAGCGGCCAGAGCTCGCCAACCTGCCAGATGAAGTTTGACGGATCGCTGCACGTGTCCATGAACCTGGACGCATCCGGGACGCACCAGCCGCTGGACTGTTCCGGGGGTTTGGGAAAGCGACACAATGTGGGATTCCCCCAGCCACTGCACCTCGCCCACGGTCACCCGTTTATGGACTACCAGACTTCAGCCTCCAGTCGTGGACCGCTGGGCGCGGAGGGTCTGTGCGCGGTGTGCGGGGATAACGCAGCGTGCCAGCACTATGGAGTGCGCACCTGCGAGGGCTGCAAGGGTTTCTTCAAG CGCACAGTGCAGAAAAATGCCAAGTATGTGTGTTTGGCAGCCAAAAGCTGCCCTGTGGACAAACGAAGGAGGAACCGTTGTCAGTACTGTCGCTTCCAGAAGTGCTTGACAGTGGGAATGGTCAAAGAAG TGGTGAGGACCGACAGCCTGAAAGGTCGAAGAGGTCGCCTGCCCTCCAAACATAAAGCCCTCACAGACTCATCCTCCCCTGTCAGCGCCCTTCTGAATGCTCTCATCAGGGCACACGTCGAGTCGAACCCTCCACCCTCTCGCCTTGACTACTCCAAA TTCAGGGAGAGTCCTGGAAGTCCGCTGGGAGATGATGCACAACATGTGAGACAGTTTTACGACCTCCTGACCACTTCGATGGAGGTGATTCGAGGGTGGGCACAGAAGATTCCCAGCTACGCCTCCCTACCTAAACACGACCAAGACCTCCTCTTCTATTCTGCTTTCCTGGAGCTCTTTGTTTTGCGACTCTCATACAG ATCAAATCCGGAGGAGGGAAAGTTGATCTTCTGCGATGGGTCGGTGTGGCACAGGTTCCAGTGCCTGAGGGGCTTTGGGGAGTGGATCGACAGCATCGTCGAATTCTCGGCCAATCTGCAGAGGATGAACCTGGACGTCTCCACCTTTTCCTGCATATGCGCCCTCACAATGGTGACCG AGCGACATGGACTAAAAGAGCCAAAGAAagtggaggagctgcagaacAACATTGTCAAGTGCTTGAAGGATGGCGCGGCGTGCACTGATGGAGGCTCAGAATGTTGGTCCAACCATTTGTCCAGACTTTTAGAAAAGCTGCCCGAACTCCGCACTCTGTGCATCCAAGGCCTTCAAAGGATATTCTATTTGAAGCTGGAGGATCTGGTGCCACCACCTGCAGTAATAGATAAGTTATTCCTGGACACGTTGCCATTTTAG
- the gpd2 gene encoding glycerol-3-phosphate dehydrogenase, mitochondrial isoform X1 translates to MAFRKALKRTVIIGGGAAATYFGLSQLIEYKKTQPGLARLAHVAAEAELKAPFADELPSRQAQLTTLKTTDEFDVLVIGGGATGAGCALDAVTRNLKTALIERSDFSSGTSSRSTKLIHGGVRYLQKAIMQLDYEQYKMVKEALHERANLLEIAPHLSAPLPIMLPVYKWWQLPYYWAGIKMYDLVAGIYCLKSSYVLGKTKALELFPMLKKDKLVGAIVYYDGQHNDARMNLAIALTAGRYGATIANYTEVIQLLKTNDPKTGKEKVCGARCRDVITGKEFDVKAKCVINATGPFTDSVRKMDSQETANICQPSAGVHIVIPGYYSPDNMGLLDPATSDGRVIFFLPWEKMTIAGTTDSPTSVTAHPIPGEDDINFILNEVRNYLSADVEVRRGDVLAAWSGIRPLVTNPNSKDTQSICRNHIVSISERGLVTIAGGKWTTYRSMAEETLDAAIEAHNLSAEQCKTVGLMLEGGKGWTPTTYIRLVQDYGLEVEVAQHLASTYGAKAYEVAKMAQVTGQRWPIVGKRLVSEFPYIESEVLYAIKEYACTAIDVIARRTRLGFLNVQAADEALPRIVQIMGKELGWNHEKSTAELEAAKRFLYHEMGYRSRSEQLTKTTDINLNNQEVVRYKKRFQKFDKESKGFITTIDVQQVLDSINVNIDENALHEILNEVDLNKNGQVEIDEFLQLMSAVKKGQVADSRLAILMKTAEETLDKRGPVTVDRSGGGV, encoded by the exons ATGGCGTTCAGGAAGGCTCTGAAGCGGACGGTGATCATAGGGGGCGGGGCTGCAGCCACGTATTTTGGCCTCTCACAGTTAATCGAGTACAAGAAGACTCAG CCCGGATTG GCTCGGTTAGCCCATgtggcagcagaagcagagcTGAAGGCTCCCTTCGCAGATGAGCTTCCTTCTCGCCAGGCCCAGCTCACGACACTGAAAACCACCGACGAGTTTGATGTTCTGGTCATCGGAGGAGGAGCCACAGGGGCAGGATGTGCCTTAGATGCTGTCACGCGCA ACCTCAAAACTGCCCTCATAGAGAGAAGCGATTTCTCATCGGGCACAAGCAGCCGCAGCACCAAACTAATCCACGGTGGAGTCCGCTATCTTCAGAAGGCGATCATGCAGTTGGACTACGAACAG TACAAAATGGTGAAGGAGGCCCTTCACGAAAGAGCCAACCTTCTGGAGATCGCACCTCACCTGTCTGCACCGCTACCCATCATGCTTCCTGTTTACAA ATGGTGGCAGTTGCCTTATTACTGGGCAGGGATCAAGATGTACGACTTGGTGGCTGGGATTTACTGTCTGAAAAGCAGCTATGTCCTCGGGAAGACCAAAGCTCTGGAACTGTTCCCCATGTTGAAGAAGGACAAGCTGGTGGGAGCAATCGTCTACTATGACG GGCAGCACAATGACGCCCGTATGAACCTGGCCATCGCACTAACTGCCGGACGCTACGGTGCCACTATCGCCAACTACACCGAGGTGATTCAGCTGTTGAAGACAAACGACCCAAAGACTGGCAAAGAAAAGGTGTGCGGCGCCCGCTGCAGAGATGTCATCACAG GAAAGGAATTTGACGTCAAGGCCAAGTGTGTGATCAACGCCACCGGACCCTTCACAGACTCCGTGAGGAAGATGGACAGCCAGGAAACTGCAAACATATGCCAGCCCAGCGCTGGTGTTCACATCGTCATCCCTGGTTACTACAG TCCTGACAACATGGGTCTGCTTGATCCAGCCACAAGTGACGGACGTGTCATCTTCTTCCTGCCCTGGGAGAAGATGACCATTGCGGGCACAACTGACTCCCCCACCAGTGTGACAGCTCATCCAATCCCAGGAGAGGATGACATCAACTTCATATTGAATGAGGTTCGCAACTACCTCAGCGCTGATGTAGAAG TGCGTCGAGGCGACGTGTTGGCTGCATGGAGCGGCATCCGTCCACTGGTGACCAATCCCAACTCCAAAGACACTCAGTCCATCTGCAGGAACCACATTGTCAGCATCAGTGAAAGGGGACTTGTCACCATCGCTG GTGGAAAGTGGACCACCTACAGGTCCATGGCTGAAGAAACTCTGGACGCAGCCATCGAAGCTCACAACCTGTCAGCCGAGCAGTGCAAAACCGTGGGTCTGATGCTGGAGGGAGGAAAGGGCTGGACACCGACCACCTACATCCGCCTGGTGCAGGACTATGGCCTCGAGGTGGAG GTCGCCCAGCATCTGGCCTCGACGTACGGTGCAAAGGCGTATGAAGTTGCAAAGATGGCTCAGGTCACTGGACAAAGATGGCCGATCGTAGGGAAACGACTGGTGTCCGAGTTTCCTTACATTGAGAGTGAG gTGCTGTATGCGATTAAAGAGTACGCCTGCACCGCCATTGATGTCATTGCCCGACGAACGCGCCTGGGCTTCCTGAATGTGCAGGCAGCCGACGAAGCCCTTCCACGCATCGTTCAGATCATGGGGAAAGAGCTGGGCTGGAATCATGAGAAGAGCACG GCCGAACTGGAAGCAGCGAAGAGGTTTTTGTACCATGAGATGGGCTACAGGTCTCGTTCTGAGCAGCTGACTAAGACTACTGACATCAATTTAAATAACCAGGAAGTAGTCAG ATACAAGAAACGTTTCCAAAAGTTTGACAAAGAGAGCAAAGGATTCATCACCACCATTGACGTCCAGCAAGTTTTGGAC agCATCAATGTCAACATTGATGAAAATGCACTCCATGAAATCCTTAATGAAGTGGACCTCAACAAGAACGGACAAGTAGAAATAGATGAATTCCTGCAG CTGATGAGCGCCGTGAAGAAGGGCCAAGTGGCCGACAGCCGTCTGGCAATTCTCATGAAGACTGCGGAGGAAACTCTGGATAAGCGGGGGCCAGTGACCGTGGATCGCAGTGGGGGCGGAGTCTGA
- the LOC122758957 gene encoding tubulin alpha chain-like, whose protein sequence is MRECISIHVGQAGVQMGNTCWELYCLEHGIQPDGHMQKDKPSGGYDDSFTTFFSETGNGKYVPRAIFVDLEPTVIDEVRSGTYRQLFHPEQLISGKEDAANNYARGHYTVGKEHIDNVLHRIRKLADQCTGLQGFLVFHSFGGGTGSGFTSLLMERLSVDFGKKSKLEFAIYPAPQVSTAVVEPYNSILTTHTTLEHSDCAFMVDNEAIYDICRRNLDIERPTYTNLNRLISQIVSSITASLRFDGALNVDLTEFQTNLVPYPRIHFPLATYAPVISAEKAYHEQLTVSEITNACFEPANQMVKCDPRHGKYMACCLLYRGDVVPKDVNDAIATIKTKRSIQFVDWCPTGFKVGINYQPPTVVPGGDLAKVQRAVCMLSNTTAIAEAWARLDHKFDLMYAKRAFVHWYVGEGMEEGEFSEAREDMAALEKDYEEVGIDSCEDDEEGEEY, encoded by the exons ATG CGTGAGTGCATCTCCATTCATGTGGGCCAGGCCGGTGTCCAGATGGGCAACACTTGCTGGGAGCTGTACTGCTTGGAGCACGGCATTCAGCCTGACGGCCACATGCAAAAAGACAAGCCCTCCGGAGGCTACGATGACTCCTTCACCACCTTCTTCAGCGAGACTGGCAACGGGAAGTACGTGCCCAGGGCCATCTTTGTTGACCTGGAGCCCACTGTGATTG ATGAAGTTCGCTCAGGCACGTACCGACAGCTCTTTCACCCTGAGCAGCTGATCTCAGGCAAAGAGGACGCCGCCAACAACTATGCACGTGGTCACTACACTGTAGGAAAAGAGCACATCGACAATGTTCTGCACAGGATCCGCAAACTG gcTGACCAGTGCACAGGTCTCCAAGGTTTCCTAGTCTTTCACTCCTTTGGGGGAGGAACTGGCTCTGGCTTCACCTCTCTGTTGATGGAGCGCCTCTCAGTGGATTTTGGCAAGAAGTCCAAGCTGGAGTTTGCCATCTACCCAGCTCCTCAGGTGTCCACTGCCGTGGTGGAGCCCTACAACTCCATCCTGACCACCCACACCACGCTGGAGCACTCTGACTGCGCCTTCATGGTGGACAATGAGGCCATCTACGACATCTGCCGCAGGAACCTGGACATCGAGCGTCCCACCTACACCAATCTAAATCGCCTCATCAGCCAGATTGTGTCCTCCATCACCGCCTCCCTGCGCTTTGACGGCGCCCTGAACGTGGACCTGACCGAGTTCCAGACCAACCTGGTGCCTTACCCTCGAATTCACTTCCCTCTGGCCACCTATGCTCCAGTTATCTCAGCAGAAAAGGCCTATCATGAGCAGCTCACCGTGTCTGAGATCACCAACGCCTGCTTTGAGCCAGCCAATCAGATGGTGAAATGCGACCCCCGTCACGGAAAGTACATGGCCTGTTGCCTTTTATATCGTGGAGACGTGGTGCCCAAAGACGTCAATGATGCCATCGCCACCATCAAGACCAAGCGCAGCATCCAGTTTGTGGACTGGTGTCCCACTGGCTTCAAGGTGGGCATCAACTACCAGCCACCCACCGTGGTTCCTGGAGGTGACCTGGCCAAAGTGCAGAGGGCCGTGTGCATGCTGAGCAACACCACTGCCATCGCCGAGGCCTGGGCTCGACTCGACCATAAGTTTGACCTGATGTACGCCAAGAGAGCCTTCGTCCACTGGTACGTCGGAGAGGGaatggaggagggagagttCTCAGAGGCCAGAGAAGACATGGCTGCCCTGGAGAAGGATTACGAAGAGGTCGGCATCGACTCATGTGAGGACGATGAAGAGGGCGAGGAGTATTAA
- the gpd2 gene encoding glycerol-3-phosphate dehydrogenase, mitochondrial isoform X2 — protein sequence MAFRKALKRTVIIGGGAAATYFGLSQLIEYKKTQARLAHVAAEAELKAPFADELPSRQAQLTTLKTTDEFDVLVIGGGATGAGCALDAVTRNLKTALIERSDFSSGTSSRSTKLIHGGVRYLQKAIMQLDYEQYKMVKEALHERANLLEIAPHLSAPLPIMLPVYKWWQLPYYWAGIKMYDLVAGIYCLKSSYVLGKTKALELFPMLKKDKLVGAIVYYDGQHNDARMNLAIALTAGRYGATIANYTEVIQLLKTNDPKTGKEKVCGARCRDVITGKEFDVKAKCVINATGPFTDSVRKMDSQETANICQPSAGVHIVIPGYYSPDNMGLLDPATSDGRVIFFLPWEKMTIAGTTDSPTSVTAHPIPGEDDINFILNEVRNYLSADVEVRRGDVLAAWSGIRPLVTNPNSKDTQSICRNHIVSISERGLVTIAGGKWTTYRSMAEETLDAAIEAHNLSAEQCKTVGLMLEGGKGWTPTTYIRLVQDYGLEVEVAQHLASTYGAKAYEVAKMAQVTGQRWPIVGKRLVSEFPYIESEVLYAIKEYACTAIDVIARRTRLGFLNVQAADEALPRIVQIMGKELGWNHEKSTAELEAAKRFLYHEMGYRSRSEQLTKTTDINLNNQEVVRYKKRFQKFDKESKGFITTIDVQQVLDSINVNIDENALHEILNEVDLNKNGQVEIDEFLQLMSAVKKGQVADSRLAILMKTAEETLDKRGPVTVDRSGGGV from the exons ATGGCGTTCAGGAAGGCTCTGAAGCGGACGGTGATCATAGGGGGCGGGGCTGCAGCCACGTATTTTGGCCTCTCACAGTTAATCGAGTACAAGAAGACTCAG GCTCGGTTAGCCCATgtggcagcagaagcagagcTGAAGGCTCCCTTCGCAGATGAGCTTCCTTCTCGCCAGGCCCAGCTCACGACACTGAAAACCACCGACGAGTTTGATGTTCTGGTCATCGGAGGAGGAGCCACAGGGGCAGGATGTGCCTTAGATGCTGTCACGCGCA ACCTCAAAACTGCCCTCATAGAGAGAAGCGATTTCTCATCGGGCACAAGCAGCCGCAGCACCAAACTAATCCACGGTGGAGTCCGCTATCTTCAGAAGGCGATCATGCAGTTGGACTACGAACAG TACAAAATGGTGAAGGAGGCCCTTCACGAAAGAGCCAACCTTCTGGAGATCGCACCTCACCTGTCTGCACCGCTACCCATCATGCTTCCTGTTTACAA ATGGTGGCAGTTGCCTTATTACTGGGCAGGGATCAAGATGTACGACTTGGTGGCTGGGATTTACTGTCTGAAAAGCAGCTATGTCCTCGGGAAGACCAAAGCTCTGGAACTGTTCCCCATGTTGAAGAAGGACAAGCTGGTGGGAGCAATCGTCTACTATGACG GGCAGCACAATGACGCCCGTATGAACCTGGCCATCGCACTAACTGCCGGACGCTACGGTGCCACTATCGCCAACTACACCGAGGTGATTCAGCTGTTGAAGACAAACGACCCAAAGACTGGCAAAGAAAAGGTGTGCGGCGCCCGCTGCAGAGATGTCATCACAG GAAAGGAATTTGACGTCAAGGCCAAGTGTGTGATCAACGCCACCGGACCCTTCACAGACTCCGTGAGGAAGATGGACAGCCAGGAAACTGCAAACATATGCCAGCCCAGCGCTGGTGTTCACATCGTCATCCCTGGTTACTACAG TCCTGACAACATGGGTCTGCTTGATCCAGCCACAAGTGACGGACGTGTCATCTTCTTCCTGCCCTGGGAGAAGATGACCATTGCGGGCACAACTGACTCCCCCACCAGTGTGACAGCTCATCCAATCCCAGGAGAGGATGACATCAACTTCATATTGAATGAGGTTCGCAACTACCTCAGCGCTGATGTAGAAG TGCGTCGAGGCGACGTGTTGGCTGCATGGAGCGGCATCCGTCCACTGGTGACCAATCCCAACTCCAAAGACACTCAGTCCATCTGCAGGAACCACATTGTCAGCATCAGTGAAAGGGGACTTGTCACCATCGCTG GTGGAAAGTGGACCACCTACAGGTCCATGGCTGAAGAAACTCTGGACGCAGCCATCGAAGCTCACAACCTGTCAGCCGAGCAGTGCAAAACCGTGGGTCTGATGCTGGAGGGAGGAAAGGGCTGGACACCGACCACCTACATCCGCCTGGTGCAGGACTATGGCCTCGAGGTGGAG GTCGCCCAGCATCTGGCCTCGACGTACGGTGCAAAGGCGTATGAAGTTGCAAAGATGGCTCAGGTCACTGGACAAAGATGGCCGATCGTAGGGAAACGACTGGTGTCCGAGTTTCCTTACATTGAGAGTGAG gTGCTGTATGCGATTAAAGAGTACGCCTGCACCGCCATTGATGTCATTGCCCGACGAACGCGCCTGGGCTTCCTGAATGTGCAGGCAGCCGACGAAGCCCTTCCACGCATCGTTCAGATCATGGGGAAAGAGCTGGGCTGGAATCATGAGAAGAGCACG GCCGAACTGGAAGCAGCGAAGAGGTTTTTGTACCATGAGATGGGCTACAGGTCTCGTTCTGAGCAGCTGACTAAGACTACTGACATCAATTTAAATAACCAGGAAGTAGTCAG ATACAAGAAACGTTTCCAAAAGTTTGACAAAGAGAGCAAAGGATTCATCACCACCATTGACGTCCAGCAAGTTTTGGAC agCATCAATGTCAACATTGATGAAAATGCACTCCATGAAATCCTTAATGAAGTGGACCTCAACAAGAACGGACAAGTAGAAATAGATGAATTCCTGCAG CTGATGAGCGCCGTGAAGAAGGGCCAAGTGGCCGACAGCCGTCTGGCAATTCTCATGAAGACTGCGGAGGAAACTCTGGATAAGCGGGGGCCAGTGACCGTGGATCGCAGTGGGGGCGGAGTCTGA
- the LOC122784920 gene encoding nuclear receptor subfamily 4 group A member 2-like isoform X1, with translation MLAGIMPCVHTQCGSSPQGASPASQSAGGERSCDFLTPEFVKFSMDLTNSEISAASSGSNIGPLADSYNCGYDVKPPCVFQMPVQGEIPCVKLEDAHGCPRYQPHQPPSHHSEELLSSPGSVYYYRPPSPHTPSFQTPTGHIWDDSGSLYSFRQDYLAAAHRKNSLCRFSLFSLKHAQHSGQSSPTCQMKFDGSLHVSMNLDASGTHQPLDCSGGLGKRHNVGFPQPLHLAHGHPFMDYQTSASSRGPLGAEGLCAVCGDNAACQHYGVRTCEGCKGFFKRTVQKNAKYVCLAAKSCPVDKRRRNRCQYCRFQKCLTVGMVKEVVRTDSLKGRRGRLPSKHKALTDSSSPVSALLNALIRAHVESNPPPSRLDYSKFRESPGSPLGDDAQHVRQFYDLLTTSMEVIRGWAQKIPSYASLPKHDQDLLFYSAFLELFVLRLSYRSNPEEGKLIFCDGSVWHRFQCLRGFGEWIDSIVEFSANLQRMNLDVSTFSCICALTMVTERHGLKEPKKVEELQNNIVKCLKDGAACTDGGSECWSNHLSRLLEKLPELRTLCIQGLQRIFYLKLEDLVPPPAVIDKLFLDTLPF, from the exons ATGCTTGCAGGAATCATGCCGTGTGTCCACACACAGTGCGGCTCCTCGCCACAGGGAGCCAGTCCGGCTTCCCAGAGCGCCGGCGGAGAGCGGAGCTGTGACTTTCTCACACCAGAGTTTGTGAAGTTCAGCATGGATCTCACTAACAGTGAAATCTCTGCTGCGTCGTCCGGCAGCAATATTGGCCCTTTGGCGGACTCTTACAACTGTGGCTACGACGTGAAGCCGCCGTGCGTCTTTCAGATGCCAGTACAGGGGGAGATCCCGTGCGTAAAGTTGGAGGACGCGCACGGGTGTCCGCGGTATCAGCCCCACCAGCCTCCATCGCACCATTCTGAGGAGCTGCTCTCCTCTCCAGGCTCAGTTTACTATTACCGACCTCCCTCTCCACACACGCCCAGCTTCCAAACTCCAACAGGACACATCTGGGATGACTCCGGTTCTCTGTATAGTTTTCGACAAGACTATTTGGCGGCGGCGCACAGGAAAAATTCACTATGCAGATTCTCGCTGTTTTCTCTCAAACACGCGCAACACAGCGGCCAGAGCTCGCCAACCTGCCAGATGAAGTTTGACGGATCGCTGCACGTGTCCATGAACCTGGACGCATCCGGGACGCACCAGCCGCTGGACTGTTCCGGGGGTTTGGGAAAGCGACACAATGTGGGATTCCCCCAGCCACTGCACCTCGCCCACGGTCACCCGTTTATGGACTACCAGACTTCAGCCTCCAGTCGTGGACCGCTGGGCGCGGAGGGTCTGTGCGCGGTGTGCGGGGATAACGCAGCGTGCCAGCACTATGGAGTGCGCACCTGCGAGGGCTGCAAGGGTTTCTTCAAG CGCACAGTGCAGAAAAATGCCAAGTATGTGTGTTTGGCAGCCAAAAGCTGCCCTGTGGACAAACGAAGGAGGAACCGTTGTCAGTACTGTCGCTTCCAGAAGTGCTTGACAGTGGGAATGGTCAAAGAAG TGGTGAGGACCGACAGCCTGAAAGGTCGAAGAGGTCGCCTGCCCTCCAAACATAAAGCCCTCACAGACTCATCCTCCCCTGTCAGCGCCCTTCTGAATGCTCTCATCAGGGCACACGTCGAGTCGAACCCTCCACCCTCTCGCCTTGACTACTCCAAA TTCAGGGAGAGTCCTGGAAGTCCGCTGGGAGATGATGCACAACATGTGAGACAGTTTTACGACCTCCTGACCACTTCGATGGAGGTGATTCGAGGGTGGGCACAGAAGATTCCCAGCTACGCCTCCCTACCTAAACACGACCAAGACCTCCTCTTCTATTCTGCTTTCCTGGAGCTCTTTGTTTTGCGACTCTCATACAG ATCAAATCCGGAGGAGGGAAAGTTGATCTTCTGCGATGGGTCGGTGTGGCACAGGTTCCAGTGCCTGAGGGGCTTTGGGGAGTGGATCGACAGCATCGTCGAATTCTCGGCCAATCTGCAGAGGATGAACCTGGACGTCTCCACCTTTTCCTGCATATGCGCCCTCACAATGGTGACCG AGCGACATGGACTAAAAGAGCCAAAGAAagtggaggagctgcagaacAACATTGTCAAGTGCTTGAAGGATGGCGCGGCGTGCACTGATGGAGGCTCAGAATGTTGGTCCAACCATTTGTCCAGACTTTTAGAAAAGCTGCCCGAACTCCGCACTCTGTGCATCCAAGGCCTTCAAAGGATATTCTATTTGAAGCTGGAGGATCTGGTGCCACCACCTGCAGTAATAGATAAGTTATTCCTGGACACGTTGCCATTTTAG